One genomic segment of Acomys russatus chromosome 6, mAcoRus1.1, whole genome shotgun sequence includes these proteins:
- the Scyl3 gene encoding protein-associating with the carboxyl-terminal domain of ezrin isoform X1, which translates to MGSENSALKSYTLRESPFTLPSGLAVYPAVLQDGKCASVFVYKRENEDKVNKAAKHLKTLRHPCLLRFLSCTVEADGIHLVTERVQPLEVALETLSPAEVCAGIYDILLALVFLHDRGHLTHNNVCLSSIFVSEDGHWKLGGMETVCKVPQATPEFLRSIQSVRDPASIPPEEMSPEFAALPESHGHARDAYSFGTLVDSLLPILNEQVSADVLSSFLQTLHSALLNPMPNCRPALSTLLSHDFFRNDFLEVVNFLKSLTLKSEDEKTEFFKFLLDRVSCLSEELIASRLVPLLLNQLVFAEPVAVKSFLPYLLGPKKENTPGETPCLLSPALFQSRVIPVLLQLFEVHEEHVRMVLLSHIEAYVEHFTQEQLKKVILPQVLLGLRDTSNSIVAITLRSLAVLVSLLGPEVVVGGERTKIFKRTAPSFTKTSDLSPEGSPMHVVCSRQSQTAHLLENPSSNVLPKWLFSGNVPSSSEHRQEEYYNTLLQTGDQFSHAIKFPMNGISDVKNTSEDNGNFPTSSNKPEEWPDWSEPEESEHKTANVQIWPRELCVVAESQHTDLNTEESWDDCESSFGTQGNTAAGASAAMPLTSGGQMPAAALLPLTEESKGLKCSPSSKTNHRQHGEVKPLEASQDRPLKVRSELGLGEEFTIQVKKKPVQDPELDWFADMIPEIKPSGTFLILPELRTEVMVPDKDNITPVMQFSSKFAATEMTEGEAEGWEEGEELTWEDNNW; encoded by the exons caCTTAAAGACACTTCGTCACCCTTGCTTGCTAAGATTTTTATCTTGTACTGTGGAAGCAGATGGCATTCATCTTGTCACTGAGAGAGTGCAGCCTCTGGAAGTGGCcttggaaaccctgtctcctgcaGAAGTCTGTGCTGGAATCTATGACATATTGCTGGCTCTTGTCTTCCTTCATGACAGA ggACATCTGACACACAACAATGTCTGCTTGTCATCCATTTTTGTGAGTGAAGATGGGCACTGGAAGCTTGGAGGCATGGAGACAGTTTGCAAAGTTCCTCAGGCCACACCAGAG TTTCTCAGGAGTATCCAGTCAGTAAGAGACCCAGCATCTATTCCTCCTGAGGAGATG TCTCCAGAATTCGCAGCTCTGCCGGAGTCCCATGGGCACGCCCGGGATGCCTATTCCTTTGGCACTTTGGTGGACAGCTTGCTCCCCATCTTGAATGAGCAGG TTTCAGCGGATGTTCTCTCCAGCTTCCTACAGACTTTGCACTCAGCTCTGCTGAATCCCATGCCCAACTGTCGGCCAGCACTCAGCACCTTACTGTCCCATGATTTCTTCAG aaATGATTTCCTAGAAGTTGTAAATTTCTTGAAAAGTTTGACATTAAAGAGTGAAGATGAAAAGACTGAGTTTTTCAA ATTTCTGCTGGACCGAGTGAGCTGTCTGTCAGAAGAATTAATAGCTTCAAGATTGGTGCCTCTTCTGCTTAACCAGCTGGTGTTTGCTGAGCCAGTAGCTGTTAAAAGTTTTCTTCCCTATCTACTTGGCCCAAAAAAAg AGAATACACCGGGAGAAACTCCTTGCTTGCTCTCGCCAGCACTGTTCCAGTCACGAGTGATCCCTGTGCTTCTGCAGCTGTTCGAGGTTCACGAGGAGCATGTGCGGATGGTGCTGCTGTCCCACATTGAGGCCTACGTGGAGCACTTTACTCAGGAACAGCTGAAGAAAGTCATCTTGCCGCAG GTATTACTGGGCCTTCGTGATACCAGCAATTCCATCGTGGCAATTACTCTTCGTAGCCTGGCAGTGCTGGTGTCTCTACTTGGACCAGAAGTGGttgtgggaggagaaagaactAAGATCTTTAAGCGCACTGCTCCAAGTTTTACCAAAACTAGTGACCTTTCCCCTGAAG GTTCTCCCATGCATGTTGTCTGCAGCAGGCAGAGTCAGACCGCACACCTTTTGGAGAACCCCTCCTCTAACGTACTCCCTAAATGGCTCTTTTCTGGCAACGTGCCCAGCAGCAGTGAACACAGACAGGAAGAATATTACAATACTCTTTTACAGACAG GTGATCAGTTTTCTCATGCTATTAAATTCCCTATGAATGGAATCTCAGATGTGAAAAACACTTCAGAGGACAATGGAAACTTTCCAACAAGTTCTAATAAGCCTGAGGAGTGGCCTGATTGGAGTGAGCCTGAGGAGTCTGAGCACAAAACTGCCAATGTTCAGATATGGCCCCGAGAACTGTGTGTTGTAGCAGAGTCCCAGCACACGGATCTGAACACAGAGGAGTCCTGGGATGACTGTGAGTCCAGCTTTGGTACCCAAGGAAACACAGCAGCTGGagcctctgctgccatgcctcttaCCTCAGGGGGACAGATGCCCGCTGCAGCTTTGCTTCCTCTCACTGAAGAGTCAAAGGGTTTGAAATGCAGTCCCTCCTCAAAGACCAACCATAGACAGCATGGGGAAGTCAAACCACTGGAAGCGTCACAAGACAGACCCCTTAAGGTTCGGTCAGAACTTGGTTTAGGAGAAGAGTTTACCATACAAGTGAAAAAGAAGCCAGTACAAGATCCCGAGTTGGATTGGTTTGCTGATATGATCCCAGAAATTAAGCCTTCAGGCACTTTTCTTATTTTACCTGAACTGAGGACAGAAGTGATGGTCCCTGACAAGGATAACATCACACCAGTAATGCAGTTTTCCTCAAAATTTGCTGCAACAGAAATGACTGAG ggagaggcagaaggctgggaagaaggagaagagctAACCTGGGAAGATAACAACTGGTGA
- the Scyl3 gene encoding protein-associating with the carboxyl-terminal domain of ezrin isoform X2, with translation METVCKVPQATPEFLRSIQSVRDPASIPPEEMSPEFAALPESHGHARDAYSFGTLVDSLLPILNEQVSADVLSSFLQTLHSALLNPMPNCRPALSTLLSHDFFRNDFLEVVNFLKSLTLKSEDEKTEFFKFLLDRVSCLSEELIASRLVPLLLNQLVFAEPVAVKSFLPYLLGPKKENTPGETPCLLSPALFQSRVIPVLLQLFEVHEEHVRMVLLSHIEAYVEHFTQEQLKKVILPQVLLGLRDTSNSIVAITLRSLAVLVSLLGPEVVVGGERTKIFKRTAPSFTKTSDLSPEGSPMHVVCSRQSQTAHLLENPSSNVLPKWLFSGNVPSSSEHRQEEYYNTLLQTGDQFSHAIKFPMNGISDVKNTSEDNGNFPTSSNKPEEWPDWSEPEESEHKTANVQIWPRELCVVAESQHTDLNTEESWDDCESSFGTQGNTAAGASAAMPLTSGGQMPAAALLPLTEESKGLKCSPSSKTNHRQHGEVKPLEASQDRPLKVRSELGLGEEFTIQVKKKPVQDPELDWFADMIPEIKPSGTFLILPELRTEVMVPDKDNITPVMQFSSKFAATEMTEGEAEGWEEGEELTWEDNNW, from the exons ATGGAGACAGTTTGCAAAGTTCCTCAGGCCACACCAGAG TTTCTCAGGAGTATCCAGTCAGTAAGAGACCCAGCATCTATTCCTCCTGAGGAGATG TCTCCAGAATTCGCAGCTCTGCCGGAGTCCCATGGGCACGCCCGGGATGCCTATTCCTTTGGCACTTTGGTGGACAGCTTGCTCCCCATCTTGAATGAGCAGG TTTCAGCGGATGTTCTCTCCAGCTTCCTACAGACTTTGCACTCAGCTCTGCTGAATCCCATGCCCAACTGTCGGCCAGCACTCAGCACCTTACTGTCCCATGATTTCTTCAG aaATGATTTCCTAGAAGTTGTAAATTTCTTGAAAAGTTTGACATTAAAGAGTGAAGATGAAAAGACTGAGTTTTTCAA ATTTCTGCTGGACCGAGTGAGCTGTCTGTCAGAAGAATTAATAGCTTCAAGATTGGTGCCTCTTCTGCTTAACCAGCTGGTGTTTGCTGAGCCAGTAGCTGTTAAAAGTTTTCTTCCCTATCTACTTGGCCCAAAAAAAg AGAATACACCGGGAGAAACTCCTTGCTTGCTCTCGCCAGCACTGTTCCAGTCACGAGTGATCCCTGTGCTTCTGCAGCTGTTCGAGGTTCACGAGGAGCATGTGCGGATGGTGCTGCTGTCCCACATTGAGGCCTACGTGGAGCACTTTACTCAGGAACAGCTGAAGAAAGTCATCTTGCCGCAG GTATTACTGGGCCTTCGTGATACCAGCAATTCCATCGTGGCAATTACTCTTCGTAGCCTGGCAGTGCTGGTGTCTCTACTTGGACCAGAAGTGGttgtgggaggagaaagaactAAGATCTTTAAGCGCACTGCTCCAAGTTTTACCAAAACTAGTGACCTTTCCCCTGAAG GTTCTCCCATGCATGTTGTCTGCAGCAGGCAGAGTCAGACCGCACACCTTTTGGAGAACCCCTCCTCTAACGTACTCCCTAAATGGCTCTTTTCTGGCAACGTGCCCAGCAGCAGTGAACACAGACAGGAAGAATATTACAATACTCTTTTACAGACAG GTGATCAGTTTTCTCATGCTATTAAATTCCCTATGAATGGAATCTCAGATGTGAAAAACACTTCAGAGGACAATGGAAACTTTCCAACAAGTTCTAATAAGCCTGAGGAGTGGCCTGATTGGAGTGAGCCTGAGGAGTCTGAGCACAAAACTGCCAATGTTCAGATATGGCCCCGAGAACTGTGTGTTGTAGCAGAGTCCCAGCACACGGATCTGAACACAGAGGAGTCCTGGGATGACTGTGAGTCCAGCTTTGGTACCCAAGGAAACACAGCAGCTGGagcctctgctgccatgcctcttaCCTCAGGGGGACAGATGCCCGCTGCAGCTTTGCTTCCTCTCACTGAAGAGTCAAAGGGTTTGAAATGCAGTCCCTCCTCAAAGACCAACCATAGACAGCATGGGGAAGTCAAACCACTGGAAGCGTCACAAGACAGACCCCTTAAGGTTCGGTCAGAACTTGGTTTAGGAGAAGAGTTTACCATACAAGTGAAAAAGAAGCCAGTACAAGATCCCGAGTTGGATTGGTTTGCTGATATGATCCCAGAAATTAAGCCTTCAGGCACTTTTCTTATTTTACCTGAACTGAGGACAGAAGTGATGGTCCCTGACAAGGATAACATCACACCAGTAATGCAGTTTTCCTCAAAATTTGCTGCAACAGAAATGACTGAG ggagaggcagaaggctgggaagaaggagaagagctAACCTGGGAAGATAACAACTGGTGA